The DNA region ttttttattaatagtatgcaccggtgcgaagccggggcaagTCGTTACTAGTACTCTGTTAAATCATACACATTGTTAACGGAGCAATCTATCTACAATAAAATGGACAAGATTTCGATATTGTATAATCTTATAGGTAACGTTAGTGTGTTTATAATCAAATCTATttggtcaattttattataaacaataagtGACACTCAAAATGTCTCAACAGTTTTCAATCTCGCTAGATTCAGGtactgttataaaatttaagtttcatGCCCCTTTTGTTTCTTACTCGACTACGCACGTAATGATAAAGATCTTAAAATCTAGTAGTTAAACATGATCCTAATGTGTTTAACGATTGACTTATATCCTACTAGACAATCTGTTCAAAATTAGAATTGTGTCACAGTAAAAGAGAGGGTTAAAACAGAGTTAGTCTAGTGATTAAGCCGAGACGATCGTGCATATCtggaattatagtttttatctttttatgtttgtgtctgagtaataattgtaattatatgtatattaagaaGATTAGACAATAACTATAACAACATATAATCAACATAACAGGTTAGAACCAAGACGAAAacgaaaatcaattttatacttACTTGACAAAGTTTATGTCCACAGAAGACTTTATTGTTCTCTGAGAGAATAGTCTTTACAATATCAACGAATGATATACGGCAGTTTTCTAAAAATAGtactttttaacaatatttttaataacaatttatctttTTCGCCATTGGCATATCTATTTTAGGTATATTTGTTAATCTATGTCGGTATATCGGTTGTACTACTTCCTTTTCGGTAAATCTATTATCTTCGGTAAATCAAGATGTCTGTCGTGCatgtaattttgtatagaagataatacgaaataaattagttacaaaCATAGTGcgaaagtaacaaaaaatattaagaatatagtAATAGtccgcatatataatatatatataatagtccgcatttattaagaatacaaataaattgctgCTTTCAACGACTGTCAGCTCCTCTCAGTCGCTCGCATTCGACTTAATGAGTTGTGGTCAACTGACCGTAACTTAGTGCCTAAAATCTCATTACCGGACAACGCGGCTGTAGTAGTACGTATAAGTCAACGGTTCTGACCAAAAAGTTTACTAAGaagtttctatatttataagtagctgtacattgttatatgttaatatatgtttttttatttaagttcgtAGCGCTGcgttttgacaaaataaaaacgatcacgatgttttccttcaccgccgagcacgagatgaattataaatacaaattaagcacatgaaattcaatgcGTGcctggctgggtttgaacccgaaaccatcggttaagatgcacgcgttctaaccactgggccatctcggcttgtataattttagtaagaATCTATTATCTTTGTGTGTATATGCGTGTCCTGTTtgtgaattattacattttttacatttaaattaaaactttaaaacgacGCATTAATATCATTGATAAAAAGTAGATAAACACTatcattaaatatgataaaacttATCACTTAAAACTTATTATCAATGTGACATTTAGAAGACTGCACCCTCTGACTAAAAAAGGTCGTTTAAGACAATTATAAAATGCTCACTACTTTTCCTCCAATGGAGGGTACAgatgaataaaacaaatgtatacaaAGGTTATATTtacgtggtggtagggctttgcttTCCGACTTGGTAGGCTAGGTTAGTTTGTAATAGGATATTGATCGTTCGTAATCTGAAATCATCAAATGCTTAGCCTTATTGAACCATTGCAATTATCGTTTTGAATTTTCGTTCATGTGTGCGTGCGTTATCTGTCCATAAAAATCTTTTGGACGTTTTTTTGTAGATACTTAGACGTTAGCAACTGAGAtagcaaacattttttttaatttcaacgtttaattttatttttatgaagtagttcaaccatgattcatggtgagtaTTGAAACGCCCCAGACCAcaaaagggggggggggggtctttCAAGCAGCACAATCGGTATAACCAAACATCTGTTCTAACGAAAAAGTGCCCTCCAGCTTTTGCTTTCAAGCAAGTATCCGGGATAATTGAGATAACTGGTATCGAAAGGTCAGGGGATTTATTTCTTGGTTTAAAGAACATTGCTGGCCGCACTGTTGAAGATGAtagacagcattgaggttaacTTGTTGTTAATGTTAGTGTACTCGACCTTAAACAGAGTAATTATGGTTGGGGTGTGCACTGCTGAACGACCGTTCTTTTCTTACATGATGCGCTAccgtaattgttttataaaggaGATCGAAATGTGATCGAAATGAGATCGAGATGTGAAGCGAGTGACGCTTTGCTGCGACTGATATGGTCGAAATGTAAAGAAGTGAGCCCAAAGAAGATGCCAAGAGGGAAAATCCCAGATCACAAGTTATTCACCATGCGTACGATTGTCAAAAGCCAGGCCAATGATTAATACCCTTACACCAGAGGATCTGGTAGTGGCTCAGATATCCATTAGTTGCCTCTTACGACACACATAGGAGAGGGATTTATAGAATTGTATTCTCCGTCACAGTACGGataaaattcaaatgatataatatttaattatggcCTTAgtacaaacacaaaaaaaaaactgtaatatattttagatttagcCGCGTATGCTAGAAACTCGTTATatctacaaatatataacatacaagcAAACTACATAGCTGCTAGAAACAAACGGCAACAGCTTGTCAATATCTCCCTAAATTGTTCGTTGCTGGACATAGGTCGTATTCGAGCAAAAGGCTTGGGGCACGTTGAAGCTTATGGAATATATGTAGTATAATTCTATCCGATACATGTATATTTCCTCACGATAATATTCCTACTGCAaggtatgaattaaaaattaaaaaaaaattcaactcgCTGCTTGTCCGGCTATGAACCCGCACACTTGGTTTGAGTATTCAAAGGTTCCTCTCTTatagcataaaacaaaatagataaaatagatGCAAAAAACTTGATCGATTATATCCTTCAAATGACCTTAAACACAAATTCttaagtaaaaagtatttaacaaaacaattagcGGAATCACGGCTTGAGAAGTTGCACTAGGCAATGTTTCAAGAATTTAAAAGCATTTACGATTGTACAATAAGacgtataaaaatgataattcttCATTatcttatcccaattttacttgggatcggcgcagcatgtcttcttcttccatacttctctgtcggacgtcatcatCATTAAACATGATgtacgtttataaaatatttttaatacatagacATGTTTAGGCATAAACAATATaacatgataatataataatttgaaactaatatcgataattacatcaaattcaTCGTATCATAAAGTCTAGCTTTGTATGAATCCAACCATAAAGATGTCTGATAAGTCCGaatacaataaattgttttggacaaaatttataatatcaataacacaacaataacacataactaaatatttatatatttgtgtcaAGAAACTCATTTAATGGTTGAAAACATTTGTCAACCGAACGGTTGCGTAGTATTTTCTTCGTCTTATATAGgggtaattaattttcttttcatgACAATTGTTTAACGCCACAAGAGTTCTACGTAATTcaaaattgacatttttatatttttcaatataccCGAAttcgtaaatttttaaatttgtgaaaAGAGACTTGCATGAAAAGAGACTTGACATGGTTGCATCACTTTTCTGAATTAAGAAAGCCCAATTCATATCTGAGCCATTACTCCAAATCAAAAAGCGGTACCTAATATCAACATATCCATAATATGCCAATAACGCTGTGCTTagtaatttttgatatattttctaatgcaaatatattagaaaatatataaatagattagattatattacataagtatGTCTTGTGAGGACCCCGAGAAGAAAATTCATCTAAATGGattcctataaaatttatagtagaTATCTGTTCTATATGTTCAATAGCACATGTTACCGTGCTATTTTCATGTGTCTTAGCATTATATGTTTGGTTTTTAgactaaaaaacaaaataaggttttaaattGTTCATATTCGTAacttattgctttatttatttcttcggaattgtttatgtttttaaaatatggtAAAATTATAGAGAAGTAAACTCTAAATGAAATGCATTTATGTTTGGTGTTATTCGGGAGGTCATTTATGTATAGTACAGATAAGAATGGCCCAAGTACATCTAAATTTGTCCAGCAATTTATTGAGACATTGCACGTAATATAGAAACGGTGCTATCTTCTAAAATTTTGCTTcgaattatatgatataaaaacaaatttaatctgCCCATTatctgaataaggattaataattaAGTGAAGAAAATGACTTCGCAAATAATCTaaagatttttacaaaaataacaattaataaaaatagctacTAAGAGTGTATCTATGAACTATCTATTCGGGAATTTTCTGTAGACATTTTTAGGACCTATAATTTTCTAGtacattatattgattaatCTTCTAAGGATTAGCCAGCGTAAGCCATGTAAGCGTGTAAAAACAGGCATTTTGATAAAACATTGTCATAGTTCATCCATTGTGCTCAAAACATTCCAAATTATCTATATCGTCCTTCCTCATTTATCGCTCTTTCTATTAGGGAAAACTGGATCGAAATCCATTAAGTGGCTTATAAAAAGAAAGTCAGACCGAACCAAAAAGAGACTttcttttaaactattatttttaaaaataacaaatattataaatataatttaacattgtaaACCTGTctattgtgaaaaaaatattggtctACTATTTATCTCGATGAGAATAAAAACTCAACACTGGTGTCATTGGGAGCCAGAAGACTGctttatttggattaatttatttgaatgtttttagtGGGGTCCGAGGTTAGCTCCACCACCACTCTCCTGGACTACCTTCGTAATACGTTAGAACTCCGTGGCACCAAGTACATGTGCTTGGAAGCCGGATGCGGAGCTTGTATTGTTACTGCTACGAAGGGCAATGGGGAAGTTCCACAAGGTGTTAATGCTGTGAGTTACTATTGTCACACTATTATCAATACTTGTTacttggaataataataataaaaagtatgacATGACGTAAATTATGAGGAAaatcccacttctgggctaagtaCTCTTCATCTTTTGAGGATGGAGGAGCGTTCTACCATACTGCTGTAATGTATGACCctattttctttcaccgcctaGTTCGAATTGAATTGAGCACAGTGTACCTGCAACTTTCGCTTAAAGTCTGGACTGTCTCGATATAATGATATGAGTTCAGAGACTTATAGTGAAAAGTTACTTAGATTTCATTTAACTAGGCCATACATATTATGATCAGAAATTTAATGCAATTgccataaaaatacttatagcaGAAGCTCCGCACGTATACGTGCTGATACTAGTATGAACTGCGAATATTTATGTTGCGTGAAAGTTATGCTAAACAAAAAAGaccaattttaacaaaataaatgctTATAAATACAATGAATTAACAACGGATGATAAATATTGGTTAATTGGTATatgattcataatttaattatggttTAATACGAAATCGTCTAAGTGTCGCAAATGATAACAGTAAACAGGTAAGGTGGAAAATAATGATTATCTAATTTAaccaagaaaaataattaaaaataaattattaatatctatttttctCGATAGTACGGATCACTCATAACactttaccgccaaacagcatattttcgtaatattgttgttttcacGGTGAGTGAAAGTGTGAGTGAGGGTAGCGAACCAGTGAGGAAcaaagcatcttagttcccaataaTGGTGTCACATTGCCATAAAAAAGACcgtttgccagtccgcctatctATTATAAGCGATATGAAAACAACagatgttatttaaaaagaatgaCGTTGTATTGCGATACCATTTACAGCCCTATTCAATCAGTagattaattagtaaattatatatatttttttatttagtgcaTGGTGTCAGTGACGTCATGTCAAGATTGGGATATTACGACGATAGAGAAAATTGGCAATCGTCTCGACGGTTACCACCCGGTGCAAAAAACCCTCGCTGAACATAACGGAACACAATGTGGCTACTGTTCCCCGGGATGGGTCATGGCGATGTACAGGTAAAGATTATTTCATTTGCACTCGTACATTTATGAATAAGATTTCGTTTGAAATTTGTTTCATTAGAAAAGTTAATAaggcataattttttattttaagtcaaagattaaattaatcatatctcgctgttaaaaaatatcttaatctaATGCATGTCTTAAACGATACTGAAAACCTTTGAAGATATATCGTAACTGTCTATAGTGTATTATCCGTTTATTtagaataacattattaataattaatattaaataaatattatttacatatatcttaGTGTGTTTAGGTATTACACTTCAAAACCCATGTGGGCCCCGTGTCCAAAAGTAGAAGAGAACGTTTTTTAAACGATAATGTTGCTTTTGCAAATCTTCTCTTGCTTATGTGTGACATTATTTTGAATGtaatgttcaataaaaaaacttgattaGGGTTAATATTCATGTTTCAGTCTTTTGAAAACCAAAAAAATGACAATGCTTGAAATTGAACAGTCGTTTGGTAGCAATATCTGCAGATGTACAGGATATAGACCAATCCTAGAAGCCTTTAAGAAGTTCGCCTCAGATGCACCCGATCCACAAATACTACCAGATATTGAAGACTTACAACTGTGCGATAAAACTGGCgaaatttgtgttaaaaaaaattgcgacGACAGCGATTGGTGTTTTGTTTCCGGAAGTGATATGCAAAGTGGagttaaatctattaaattatgTGATGACAGATACTGGTACAGAGTTGAGACATTAGCAGATATATTTGACATATGGCATGCAAATGGCGTCCAATCTTACATGTTAATAGCTGGTAATACAGGAAAAGGTAAAGGAAATGTCAAAGGAgtacagattatatttataaataagagtaACTGCTAGTTACCTTGTCAGTTAGTTTAAGTAGAACTTACATAACATTTCGATAGTAGAATAATTATGTATAGTAGATTTTGAACTCGTAAAATGACTGTTTTAAACTGATCTATTGATTTTAAGTTATGAAATATTGATAACCAGCTAATTATGAATATCATTTTGCAGGTGCATTCCCGATATTAGAATATCCTAAAATACTCATCGATATATCTGGAGTATCAGAACTTAAAGGGTATAGCATTGATCAGAATTTGATTGTTGGAGCCGGAAACACGCTTACTgatgttataagtatttttacgaCCATGTCTACACATGaggattttgaatatttaaacattcttaACGATCACATTAAGCTCGTTGCTCACATACCAGTTAGAAATGTAAGTattcttttaaatcttatatttctaaatttatttcatttaatttatcaattgatTTTACTAATGGTAGTGCCACGCTACATACCTCTTGGACGAATGTATTGGTaagcccggggaagtaccactctctcactaaAAATAGGCGGAAAGTGGTAGCTAAAATGTCGTGGTTCGTCCGGTATTTGAGACTCCAGGAGGCCCGATTTTCCTTCCCACCTCAAACATAGTGGTTATTTACCGGCGGTGATTATTCGAAAACGCGTCGATGAAAATCGGAACAAACTCATGTCTGAAACCGCTAAAATGTCACTATTTGTCTGCCACAACTAGCATcagaatacttggcgttgatgtttcgagccttgTTTTGTTCCGATGTCACGTGGAAGGTAATGCCAAATTAGCATCTAAAAAGCTTAGTTTGCTCAGCAAGGTAAGGCGGTTCTTCACATAGGCCCAGTGCCTAAAACTATACAAGGCACAAATTTGTTCTctcatggagtactgctctcacctctgggccgTTGCTCcccattattattagtttattccatttgaccgtattcaaTTCAGATCTTGAATTGTCGAAGCCCTTTTCGATCTGCTTGATcatttggctttgcgtagagatgttggatcactttACATCTTCTACCACATTAGTAATGGAGAATGTTTCGAGAAGTTGTTTGGATAAATTCCGTCGAGAAAAGAACGTACTCATTTCTTAAAagccggcaatgcacctgcaaaGCCCTCGGTGTTGCAGacgtccatgggcggtggtagtcactttcgaTCAGATGAGCCTGCTGCTCATATgccacctataccataaaaaaaaccttataaggAAGCTTCTTTATCACTTTCACGCGTAAGGGATTAGACAGCTTTATCGTTATCCAGCTGTCGGCTCTTGCCTTTAATGGCAATCAGATGGCTCGCCGATGTTGAATATACCTCTATCAAAACAAGCCACTAGAACGTACTGAAGGTAGTTTTGTTTCAGTTGGGAACTGTAGCTGGcaatttaatgttaaagaaTAAAAGTAATGGATTCCCGTCAGATATTTATCTTCTCTTTGAAACGGTTGGTGCGCAGTTAACTATTGGTAAGTCTGCACATTGGTAGTCTGCCTATTGGTAGTCTGCATAcgattatacattattatagcaGTAACAATAAGGCGTGATATTTTAATCCAAAGAGAAACAACATAACATATCCAAATCCAACGAAAGAGACACAGAGCtagttaacattttaataagattcgattttggattttaatgaaataaatttagaacCATCTTACAATTAACAGAATGGCTGGTTTATCCTtgacatataaattattgaataaaaaatgaatcTTTCCACAAAATAAAATCCGAACAGATGGCCTTTTTGGAGTtggataataattacttttgtttaaCTAAAAGTTTTATGAGAAAATACCGTTCAAAATCTTCGCTCGATTCTCAAGAGTAACGAAACTGACTTACTTACTTTAGTATAAAAGTAAAAGcaattgtgttataaaaaatatacagttaatTTGTCTATCGTTGTTTTTTCGTATTCATAAATTATGCATTTAGCAAATGCGTtgcacattatttatattattatatgctacaaaattaaaaatgacattacactaattattataataatactcaaaAAATAGTACattgtttttagggttccgtacccaaagggtaaaacgggaccctattattAAGACTCCACTGTCCGCCCGTCAGTCGGTCCATCTGTTGTCGCtataaacaacaaatactaaaaaaacagaatgaaatgaatatttaaaagggTTCAAATACAAAAGACATGATTACTTtaccgtttttatagataatggtccTTGGCCGGTGTTTTATTCtactaatgaaattataaaatttattttatttgtaatttgttaacTATAGTTAACTTTGTGTTATTTCTATTTGAATTGAGGGAAATTAATGAATACCCGAGAGTGCACATATTAAGTAAACAATTACTTAATTCGGAGTGtgaacgaattattattaaatataaattacgaggacatacttaaatataaacgcATCATAATCAATAATTGCATCAAATATATTTCCAGTATCAGCGCCGGgtgatagtaaaatattaacgatGCAAGATTTTCTTAATGAAGATATGACGGGGAAGATCATATTGAACGTTCTCTTACCCCCTTTGAATGCTGCTCACAAGATAACTACATTTAaggtaagttatttataaagaaataatttatatattctttaccGAAGATTGCTAGGCCAAACCTCAGCAAGCACAATTTCATAAGTTTCATTtgagtatataatttatctcgtgcttaaCCTTGGCTGAAAACATCGGGAGGAATCCTGcatgtaatgaaaatattccGCAGGTGTTACTACCTTCAATGAGGAAAGATATACTTAgaggctgttactttaattatgtatttttttttattatcagatAATGCCAAGATCTCAGAGCGCGCATGCAATCGTCCAAGCtggctttaattataaattaaatgaagctGGAGTAGTCGTGGATAGTAGGATAGTGTATGGAGGCCTTTCCGAAGTATTCACAAGAGCTTGGAAAACCGAAGCATACCTTCGCGGTAAGGCTTTGTTCAGAAACGAAACATTGCAAGCTGCTTTGAAGGTGTTGAATGCAGAGCTCGTTGTCACTGAAGCACTGCCAGCGCCCCCTGTTGAGAACAGGAGGCAAATAGCTTTGTCTCTGTTTTACAAGGTGAGACTTTAAATATGGGTATGCttgctattaatattatcaaagttgtaaaaaaaaaagattgtttaTGAACGCTTGTATTATCCagcctttaaaaataataaaaataaaaaaaaatttcataataCAGCTTAATTCAGACACGTACCAAACCATTATCTTAAAttctagttatatttatttttttaaaaacttaagttATCTCTCTCTGATTAAAATTCGTATCTAAGAAACAAAGATTGTTTGATGAAATGCTTatatctctttttaatttaattcttgttttattGTCCCGGATAATACATTTACGTAATAATCGGTTTCAGGGTCTCCTGTCATTATGTCCACTAAAAACACTGCATCCTCGATATTACTCTGGAGCCGTCAATATACACGAAACACGGCCGGTGTCAGACGGCAAACAAGTATTTACAACTGACCCTACGATCTGGCCTTTGAATAAACCATTTCCAAAACTGGATGCATTAGTAAGTTACTAAGAATTTTgctgcaatattttttaaataaactgctCCGAAATAAAGTTGCATATCATTCGAAAATTTAGTTGTTCTTACATGTATCTGAATAATTAAACAGGCGAAACTAACCTCttaatatcgatataaataaagttcaatTATTTTTCAGATCCAATGCGCAGGTGAGACAAAATATACGGAAGATGTACCGTCTCTTCCTGGAGAAGTCTATGCAGTATTTGTTCTTTCGACTGTAGCTCGTGGTAAAATAGACAGTATTGATCCTAGCAAAGCCTTGGTAAGATTAAAGATTTGATAAGacttataagataaataatggtttattaCCTTAGTATCTCAAGTTGTAAAATTTATTCCAACTTCCCAGAGTGAACCCGGAGTTATTGCTTTCTATTCTGTTTCTGATATACCCGGTCAAAATACTTTTACTCCACCCATAAGTATATTACATCCAAAACATGAAGAATTGCTTTGCGATGGAGAGGTCAAGTTCTTTAATCAACCGATTGGAATTATTGTTGCTGAATCTCAAAAGTTAGCTGAAAAGGCAGCCACAATGGTCGAAGTTAAATACAGTAATTTGAAAGCACCAGAGATTGATATACGTGAAGCCATAACTGACCCAGCTAA from Vanessa atalanta chromosome 14, ilVanAtal1.2, whole genome shotgun sequence includes:
- the LOC125068709 gene encoding xanthine dehydrogenase 1-like, with protein sequence MDRIKFQVNGIECSVGSEVSSTTTLLDYLRNTLELRGTKYMCLEAGCGACIVTATKGNGEVPQGVNACMVSVTSCQDWDITTIEKIGNRLDGYHPVQKTLAEHNGTQCGYCSPGWVMAMYSLLKTKKMTMLEIEQSFGSNICRCTGYRPILEAFKKFASDAPDPQILPDIEDLQLCDKTGEICVKKNCDDSDWCFVSGSDMQSGVKSIKLCDDRYWYRVETLADIFDIWHANGVQSYMLIAGNTGKGAFPILEYPKILIDISGVSELKGYSIDQNLIVGAGNTLTDVISIFTTMSTHEDFEYLNILNDHIKLVAHIPVRNLGTVAGNLMLKNKSNGFPSDIYLLFETVGAQLTIVSAPGDSKILTMQDFLNEDMTGKIILNVLLPPLNAAHKITTFKIMPRSQSAHAIVQAGFNYKLNEAGVVVDSRIVYGGLSEVFTRAWKTEAYLRGKALFRNETLQAALKVLNAELVVTEALPAPPVENRRQIALSLFYKGLLSLCPLKTLHPRYYSGAVNIHETRPVSDGKQVFTTDPTIWPLNKPFPKLDALIQCAGETKYTEDVPSLPGEVYAVFVLSTVARGKIDSIDPSKALSEPGVIAFYSVSDIPGQNTFTPPISILHPKHEELLCDGEVKFFNQPIGIIVAESQKLAEKAATMVEVKYSNLKAPEIDIREAITDPAKVSLAGSFEATKVGTDVFKIIKGENTIYGQYNFTMETLVCVTLPTEEGLLVYAATQSIDTVQRTISRLLNLEQNRVDVFVRRLGGGFGYKISRATQICGASSLVAFKLNRPCRFIQPLTHNMRAIGKRTPCTSNFEMGVNAKGEIQYVNHNLYDDNGYIYNEPIVSYGIDLYSNVYKSEAWTHKSYNTVTDTPSNSWVRSPGSLEHVAMAENIMERIAYELNLDSLEVRLSNLDREKHGPIQEMLDTLKSESQYDERKVAVDKFNSENRWTKRGLKYSFLRWSPLGPIYFNVTLTVFQDDGTVAITHGGVEMGQGINTKAIQICAYLLKIPVEKIKIKPNDTMIAPNSCFTGGSITSHNIGIGVRRCCEQLLARLEPVRTQLTDPTWEVLIKTAFERNIDLQVHGFVNTDDFQSYEVHGITLAEVEIDVLTGEWEIIRVDLIEDVGRSVNPELDVGQVEGAFIFGVGYWTTERLVYNHSNGELLTNRTWDYWVPQARDIPQDFRIYFKKGSFSTDVILGAKATGEPATNMGIVIPFAMRAAIAAAREEAGIPKTQWFQIDGPYTVDKIAYFCKNKLEDFKFY